In Leopardus geoffroyi isolate Oge1 chromosome B4, O.geoffroyi_Oge1_pat1.0, whole genome shotgun sequence, the DNA window ATGCTCAGCAGGGTCAGGAGGCCCGTGAAGCAAAAGAGCAGAAGCTTCTGGGCGCCCTGTGGGGGCTCTCGGTACCCTGTGTctaggaggagggcagggaagcaGAGGGTTAGTTCCCCCAGAAAGGCTGGGGCACACCCCACCCGGCCAACCCCCAGACCCCCAATTCCTATGTTCTCCTTTACCCAGGACTCCACTCACAACGCTCCCTGctgaaggacccccccccccaagcccccacctCTACCAAGGTCCTCGCTTTTGGCTAAGCCCCTCTCTGTGTTTGCCGCCTTGATTCTGGTTAAGGGCAAAGACCACGTCTTTGCTTCTCAAGTGCCCCTGTCTCGGGGTGAACTGGTGTCACCGATTGCCGCTTGTGGGACCCTAGGTGAGTCATGTCATCTCCCAGGGCCTCCTGTTTGCCACAGGTGAGACGGGGCTCACGCGGGCAGGTGCGGTGAGGGTGAGGGGCCGGGTTTGTCCTGGGCCTAGCCGGTGGCTGGCCTGCACCAGGGGTGGGTGAAGGGCACAGTCCATCCTTttatccttccctcccacccccctccctccatctggcTGGCAGAAAACTGCAGAGTGCCAACCACGTGCCAGGCACATCAGTGTCTGTTATTTATCAAACACTTCCTGTTACCAGACACCAGCCCTTGCACACGGGATCTCATTCTTCCCCGTAAGAGCCCTTGACAGGCAGGGTTTTGCCATGAACGCCGGGTCCACAGCCGCACCCTGGCCAGCCCAGCTCCGTGGcgttcccagcccccagcccccgctgGTGGGAGGCCCCGGGGCAGGTCAGAGAGTCGTGGCTTTGCTGATAGGCTGTTCTTAACTGTCTATAGTCATCGCTCCTTTGAGGATGTGATGAAACTAGGAAGCTTTCCCAGAAATACGCACATGAGCCCAGCGCTCAGTCACGGGCTGccacagacacacacgtgcaGCAGCCCAACTTGTGCccagcccccccccgccccccccacgtTGTGCCGGAGGGACACCGAGACCCAGGGCCCAGTGGTTTCTCTCGGGTACCCGTGGGGTGGCCAGAGGCATAGCTCCATCCCAGGCCTCTGTCCTTCCCGAACCGAGGTGGGTGTCGGCACGCCTGTGCGGCCAGGGGCTCCCCGAGGACACCCTGTTCTGTTTTGCCAAAGCTGGTAGAGGAGGTGTTCCCCGCTTTAGGTCCGGGGCCCCAAACCCTGCAGTGTGAACTCTCTGGGCCCTTCGCCCTGGGGAGAGCCCGGGAGGGAGCCTCACCTCGGACCAGGATGAAGATTCCTTTGCTGATTCTTATCAAGTTTGGCCAGTGCACGGAGCAGTAGTAGGTACCAGTGGCTGACGCATTGGGCAGCTGGGGCGTGACCCAGCATTGCAGGCTGTGCATCTGGTTCTCTTGGACCGGGTGGGATGAGCAGTTGATCTGCTTCTCAGAGCTCCGCTGACTCTGAAGGTCCACGTGAAAGTACCAGGCTGTGAAGTCCTTCAGTTCGGGGCTGTGCGGGTAGGAGATTTTGCAGCCGAAGGAGATGGCCTCGTTGGCCAGAGAGACCACGATGGGGGCGCCGACGTGGGTCACCAACTGTCCTCCtgcaggggaaggaaaaggagagagcgGGAGCTTACTTACCCTCCGGGCCGCTTcagtcccttctccctcctgaaGGCCTCAGCTCACACTCCTACCTTGCAACGCAGCCACGGCGTGCGGTAAAGCCAAGTGCTTTGTACGTACAACCCTGCATCTCTCAGCACACCCAAGGCAAAGTGTGTAAGAGCTCCAGTTCACAGAGGGGAAGAGTCCGAGGGTCAGGGAGGTCACCCTGCTAGCTTTCAATCTCTCAGCGGGTAGGGAGTGGAGCTGTAGGCCTGCCCAAGGCAGGCAGACTCCAGACCCCACATTCCTAACCGCATCCCTACTCAAAGGCCGGGAAGCCACGTTGGATAAGAGCACGGGTTGGAAAAGACCCAAAGCTGCCGAAGGTCAAGGAGTaaaagaggaaggaggcaggagacaaaatcaagaaaCCCTTCCTGGCAGGAAGAACTTCCTGGCAGAAGACACACAGAGGGGAGCCATGGCTCTCCCCGGCCTGAAGGAGGAGGCACGCCAGGCATCAGGAGGGACAAACCTTGCCCTGAATCTGTCGCGCCCAGCGGCGCTGCTTCCCCACCCCGTTCCCTGCGGCTTCAGGGGCGCCGTGTCCCAGTGGGCCTTGGCCTCTTGCACTAGGGACCCCTTCCTTGCCTTTCGATCTCGTTGCTCCAAACCAGGGCTCTTCAGCCTTTTCTAGGTCATGGGCCCTTCTGGGTATCTGGTGGAAGCCTCAAGCCCACATGCCAACATTTCTAGCTCCCCAGATCAGGAGCCCCTGTCCTGGGTTTTCTGGACCCCCAGCTCCccagaaggaaggatggaaggaaggaaggaaggaaggaaggaaggaaggaagaagcattTGCTCTCATCTGTGTCCCACTGTCACTCTGTGAGGGAGGTGTCATCTGTCGCACCCAGATTCTGTCGGGACATTCCTTGCCCTGCCTAGCAAGGTCACGCTGCGTCCAGCCCTGAGGCCCCTGGGCCTGGGACTCCCACCTCTTCATCTGGCCTCCTCCCACCCAGTCCCCAGACTCAGCGCGGGGATCCACCCTTTTAGCCACATTGTCCCGTTTGGCCCTCCAGGCAACGGCACCAGGCCAGTGCTGCCTCCTGGGGGCCGGGAGGTTGGAAGCGAACCCAAACCACCAGGAAAGTGGTCTCGCCAGGGCCGTTGAGGAGGCCtctccgcctccccccccccccccacccgcccacccCGGGGCCTCCGCgtctcttctctgtgtgtctaaGAGGCCTGGGGAGGCCAGACACGCTGTCACTACTCCAAGGCCACCTTCCTGTTTGTCCAAGCAGGAAGACGTTCATCCGATTGTCTTCAAAATTATTTCCCCGTTTGAGGTATCCTTCTAGAAAATGATCTAACGTGCTAGTGTGATTAGGCCGATCTTTACAATTCGGGGGACATCTATAAAAAGAGATGGCTTTTGTTCTGCATTCTGCCAGGGTTCGTTATTTTACGGTCAGAAGGTTAGGATCGCGACAGCGCGTGGCCCCGGGTCAAGTCTGCCTCGGACAGGAGAGCCCCAGACCTCAGAGAAACCACACTCTCCAGCAGCGAAGAAGGAGGCAAGTGTCTGTCGACCAGGAAGGACGGACAACCGGGGAACAGCGGGTAAAAAacgaggaggaggggggcaggctTGTCACTGCCGAGAAGGAGTCTGGGTCCTGGCCGGATGGTGCAGCCCACCGCCTCCAAGGCCTCTTACGCTTATTGGGGTGTTAGCAACCCCGGAGCCCAGACCACAGCAGCCCGGCTGCCACCCAGGCCgtgccagcccctgccctggctgGGCACAGCTAAACACCACAACAACCCTTTGAGGCCACCACCgcagccccattttgcagacaaagACCCCAGAAGGTCCTAGAGGCCCGGAGCCATGGAGTCCCTAAGTGGCCAAGCGGGATTTGAGCCCAGGCTTTGTCCGTGCTGAGGATGTGAAACCAGCCCCCGGACAAGGTGGGTAGTCGAGTCAGAGACACAGTCCAGTGTGGCCTGGCCTGGGGCTGGCTCACGGTGGCACCGACGCCCCGTGCAGATCCCTGGCCCAAGTCTCAGCTTCCCAGAGTCGGAGGCCAGGGGGCTGCGTGACAGAGAGCATGGGTGCCGAGAGGCTTGGAGAGGGCGCCCGCCTGCCCTTTGGGCACCTAGCCCTCACCCCAGACCCAGAGGGGCTTCAGTGGGACCCTCTCAAAGCTTGGAGTGTGTCCCCTGGGCGCCCACGCGGGTGGCATGGTGGCCGGTGTCCACCTCGCACCTGGTGATGGCCCTCGTTCAGGCAAAGGAAGTGTGTCCCCCGCCGGAcgaagtgggttggggcagagcgAGCTCCCTGGGGACCCTCTTGTATTTCATGGGCCGCCCAGAGGGGCACGCGGCCCAGGGAGGAGGACTTGAGGGTGGGACTTAAATTcctggggctgaggagggaggcagagccgCAGGAGCACAGCCGGCGCACAAAAGTGCCCGAGGGGGCCCACTGCCAGCCCTGTGGGTACCCAGAGCACAGGGCCAGCTGTCACAGCACCCACCAGCAGgactcctctgccctctccctgccccttccctgtcccccgTCTCGACCCAGCTGACATGCGGGGAAGGACGCTGAGGGGGCTCCaggggggagaagagaaggggaccCTCACCCCGCACTCTCACACAGGCCCCAGACGCTGCTTCAGCATGCACCGAGTTCAGCCTTTTGGCTGTTACCCTGGTTGGAGAGACGAAGAACTGGGGCTTCGAGTCGGCCTGCGAGTGACTGCTGGGCAGAGCGGCTGGAGCAGCCAGGCTGGCTTGGCTTCCCCTGCAACATCTCCCTGCGATGAAAGGTCTACGGGGCCTCGGGAGCCCCGCCAGGTCGCTCTTTGGATAATCCTCCGGGAGGCTGGTGGGTTCTTGGTGCAGCCCAGGCCAGGactcaggcagggaggagggagaagcccGGCTTGTTTTCTGTAGGGAGATGGGCTCGTCCAAGTCACAGAGCTCCCTGCCTGGTAGGGAGAAGGGCCTGGGGACGACGCTCGCGtggagctggggcagaggtggggaggtggtgagGAGAGGACGGCCAGAGATGGGATTGGAAAACAGTCGGATAGCGTGATGCCTGAGAGGACCCCGCTCCAAAGGGCCACCACCCCAGCCTGAGAGGACCCCGCTCCCTagggcccccagcccagcccagcccagccccggaGCTTGCTTACTTCCAAGGCATCTCCAagatctcccctccccacccccacaccattACAAGCACAGCCGGTTTGCTGGGCAGCGTAGGCTCTACAGCTAAGCCCtccgccaccccccccacacacacctgccccACCACCAGCCCTTGGCAGGAGGGGTGTCCTCAGGGATGGCACACCCTCCACCCCTCACTTCTCTGTAGCTCCCAGGACTGCTAGGAAGTCTGGGGCCTGGCCAGAAATgtgggtgggggcgcctgggaaAAGCTCAAGAGAGGTATCAGGCCTGGGTTTGGATCCTGGCTTTGCCGCCCGAGGGCTGTGCCAGCTCCGGCGGGTGGCTTTCTTTCTCCAAAGCTTGGTGTTGCCCCTGAAAATcggggagagcagcagagggtTGGCATGGGATTAAGTGGGGCCAGGAACATCAGAGGGGCCACCAGGCCGAGCTGCCTTTCTTCCCCGGGCACCAGAAAGAGGCGAGGAGGTCAGAGGAGTCCTCGCCGAGTCTGGAAGGCCAAATGCAGCCTGACCCTCTGCCTGTGTAAGCGACAGGCCCACAGCGGGGCGGCCTGCCTAGCTCCCCGGGCCCCGGCCTGGCCTGGACACAAGGGAGTGGGTGACACCCTGGGGTGCAGACCCTGGGCCTCGTTCCCAGGCTTCCCCGCCAGGTGTGTCGTGTTCAAGTGCAggggctcagagcccggagaGCCCTCCCTCCGGCAGtgtccctctgtcctccccccatcCTGAGGATCTGTTGCCCCTGTTGGGAAAGAGTCTGTCTGCCACCCGCTGTCACCAGATCCTTCCTTCTCTGGTTCTTCTTTTGAGTCTGTGGCCGCTTGAGCCGCCGGCTGGAGAGCCAGCTGCAGGCGTCTCACTGCCACCCCGGCCCCGCGACCCTGTGCTGAGTCCCTTGGGGGAGGGGCTCGCGGTCAAAGAACTTGACTCGATGCAGGAAGGGTGCCCGCCCCATcggccctccccacaccccacacatTGCATGCCCCCGTTCACCCGACAgctcccctcccctgggctcctcTCCCCTGCAACCAGAGACCTGCCCTGCACTGCTCCCGAGGGAGCCACAAACCATCCTGCTCACCCTGCTGGGCTGCCCCACCAGGGGAGACCCAGGAAGGAGACTGAAACCAATTTACATGGTGAACACcagcagctaaaaaaaaaaaaaaatagaacacgaAGCATTTTGTGCATAACAAGGGCACTTTCTGTGACCTCCTGGTTTCAGTTAAATTCACGTAACTGGGTTCAGACGGGGTCATGCTATAACACGCGTCCCTTAGCTTTGGGccacgtttaaaaaataaaacttgcaaCTCCCTTGATTGGAGGATCCAAGCCGTGCCTCCAGGCCCTGCGCGGCCCAGCTCAGCTGCCCTCTGCTCACTCGCCCCCAAAAACCAGGCCTGCCAGGCTCTTGAGTCTTTGCCCACGCTAGTCTCACTGCTCAGAATGCCCTcctgtccccttcctctcccaggaCTGTGCCATCACCCTCTCAATCTGCAGGACTGCCTTCCTTCCTGAGCCACTCCTGGGTGCCCGACTCCCCCTGCTTGGCGCAGTTTCTCAGGCATTGCTGGTAAGCCCCGTGATGAGACGTGTTAATGTCCCCGGGGGCACCCTCcccttttgcagatgagaaaactgaggctctgagaaagGAAGAGGTTTGCCCAGCATCACAGCTGGGAGTGGGGATGTGATTTTAAGCTGGTCCTTAACCCcacaccctttttttttcttttgtcttttttcttgttaatatttACCCATTTGGTGggcgagcgcaagtgggggaggggcagagaggggaggacagaggatccgaagtgggttctgcgctgacaggctgacaggctgacagcagtgagcccgatgtggggctcgaactcaacaaacccacgagatcacgacctgagccgaagttggactctcaactgactgagccacccaggtgtcccttaatcCCACCCTCTTAACCACTGGTCTATGCTACAGTTTTAAAATCtgagagcaagaaaaagaaaacatttctcaaatgAAAGAGCTGTACccctatatttactttttttaagtttatttatttttttgagagagagagagagagagtgcgagggggagaggtacagagaaggcaggggggcggacagaggatccgaaggggggtccacactgacagcagtgagccccgcTTTAGGGCTCGacctcttgaactgtgagatcatgacctgagctgaagtcagacgctcaacccactgagccacccaggtgccccaagagctgcACCCCTTTAAAGGGAGTTAAAAATTCGGAGGCCATTTCCCTAGATCTGGGTCATCTAATAGGCAGACATGTCTGGCAGCCTATGGGATCTGGGGACGAAGGTACTCATCAGAAATGACCCTGCAGCTTACGGGGGACAGCGACTGCTGTCCAGCTCAAGGAGAGCTTATGGCTCCCAGAGCAGAAAGCAAGGGGCCCCAGGAGCCCTCCACAGACTGGTCCGGTGGCAGAGGCAGCCAGTGTCCCTCCTTCACTCCAGCAATgacatccctccacccccaaa includes these proteins:
- the NFAM1 gene encoding NFAT activation molecule 1 isoform X3; this translates as MSTSIRGPLDHLRGEVCVDTVILSVRRGQLVTHVGAPIVVSLANEAISFGCKISYPHSPELKDFTAWYFHVDLQSQRSSEKQINCSSHPVQENQMHSLQCWVTPQLPNASATGTYYCSVHWPNLIRISKGIFILVRDTGYREPPQGAQKLLLFCFTGLLTLLSILVTALLLWKKGQMRAPPKRLDPGTAHRQEKPVAESIYTSLQGRDTEIYSCIQTVPSSLPPNPDPVSQEKMHRFTNDSEFNLVYENL
- the NFAM1 gene encoding NFAT activation molecule 1 isoform X2 codes for the protein MERRPPWCRAPPDPLSGPQLLGLLLFPWTLQLAGGQLVTHVGAPIVVSLANEAISFGCKISYPHSPELKDFTAWYFHVDLQSQRSSEKQINCSSHPVQENQMHSLQCWVTPQLPNASATGTYYCSVHWPNLIRISKGIFILVRDTGYREPPQGAQKLLLFCFTGLLTLLSILVTALLLWKKGQMRAPPKRLDPGTAHRQEKPVAESIYTSLQGRDTEIYSCIQTVPSSLPPNPDPVSQEKMHRFTNDSEFNLVYENL
- the NFAM1 gene encoding NFAT activation molecule 1 isoform X1 — protein: MLQGKPSQPGCSSRSAQQSLAGRLEAPVLRLSNQGGQLVTHVGAPIVVSLANEAISFGCKISYPHSPELKDFTAWYFHVDLQSQRSSEKQINCSSHPVQENQMHSLQCWVTPQLPNASATGTYYCSVHWPNLIRISKGIFILVRDTGYREPPQGAQKLLLFCFTGLLTLLSILVTALLLWKKGQMRAPPKRLDPGTAHRQEKPVAESIYTSLQGRDTEIYSCIQTVPSSLPPNPDPVSQEKMHRFTNDSEFNLVYENL